One window of the Chlorogloeopsis sp. ULAP01 genome contains the following:
- a CDS encoding 2Fe-2S iron-sulfur cluster-binding protein, with translation MSVRVHFLPDDVTVDAKVGEPLLDVADRAGVLIPTGCLMGSCYACAVELEDGETIRACINAVPPGREKLTINLFSDPTW, from the coding sequence ATGAGTGTTCGCGTCCATTTCTTACCAGACGATGTTACAGTTGATGCCAAAGTGGGAGAACCCCTGCTAGATGTAGCAGATCGAGCTGGAGTTTTAATTCCTACTGGGTGTCTAATGGGTTCTTGTTATGCTTGTGCAGTAGAATTAGAAGATGGAGAAACGATCCGCGCTTGCATCAACGCAGTTCCACCTGGGCGCGAAAAATTGACAATAAATCTGTTTAGTGATCCAACATGGTAA
- a CDS encoding SRPBCC family protein gives MSDWLEHSVQVEVEAPIDVVWSLWSDLEQMPRWMKWIDSVKVPEDNPEISVWKLKTGGLEFTWKSRILKVVPHQIIQWESVDGLPNRGAIRFYDRHNSSIVKLTVGYAIPGILGKIMDNLFLGRVVESTLLADMERFKEYVLKAKAHS, from the coding sequence ATGTCTGATTGGCTAGAGCATAGCGTGCAAGTAGAAGTAGAGGCTCCCATAGATGTAGTATGGAGCCTTTGGTCTGATTTGGAGCAGATGCCCCGTTGGATGAAGTGGATTGATTCCGTTAAAGTTCCTGAGGATAATCCAGAAATATCTGTGTGGAAGCTCAAAACTGGCGGTTTGGAATTTACTTGGAAATCTCGCATTCTCAAAGTTGTTCCCCATCAAATTATTCAATGGGAATCTGTGGATGGTTTACCAAATCGAGGTGCCATTCGCTTTTACGATCGCCATAACAGCAGTATCGTTAAACTTACTGTTGGCTATGCTATACCTGGTATTCTTGGTAAAATCATGGATAATTTGTTTTTGGGAAGGGTTGTAGAATCAACGCTTCTAGCAGATATGGAACGGTTTAAAGAATATGTCTTAAAAGCAAAAGCACATAGCTAA
- the zds gene encoding 9,9'-di-cis-zeta-carotene desaturase → MRVAIVGAGLAGLSTAVDLADAGCEVQILESRPFVGGKVGSWIDGDGNHIEMGLHVFFGNYYQLLELMKKVGAFGNLLPKEHNHTFINQGGRIGTLDFRFLMGAPFNGLKAFFTCSQISLLDKLQNAVALATSPIVRGLLDYNGAMQNIRNLDNVSFADWFRSHGGSQGSIERMWNPIAYALGFIDCENISARCMLTIFQLFAVRTEASKLRMLSGSPYEYLHKPILEYLEARGTKIYTRRRVREIQFAEEGEQTHVTGIVVANGDTEEIITADAYVAACDVPGIQRLLPPEWRKWSEFENIYKLEAVPVATVQLRFDGWVTELQDAEARKQLERAAGIDNLLYTPDGDFSCFADLALTSPADYYRQGQGSLLQLVLTPGDPFIKQSNEEIAQHVLAQVHELFPSSRELNMTWYSVVKLAQSLYREAPGMDIYRPSQQTPIANFFLAGSYTQQDYIDSMEGATISGRRAAKAILETVKK, encoded by the coding sequence ATGCGTGTTGCAATCGTGGGTGCGGGGCTAGCTGGACTATCAACAGCTGTAGATTTAGCTGATGCCGGTTGTGAAGTTCAGATTTTAGAGTCTCGTCCATTTGTTGGTGGTAAAGTTGGTAGTTGGATAGATGGCGATGGCAATCATATTGAGATGGGGTTGCACGTCTTCTTTGGTAATTACTATCAATTGTTGGAATTGATGAAGAAAGTAGGGGCGTTTGGAAACCTCCTACCCAAAGAACATAATCATACCTTCATTAATCAAGGAGGGCGAATTGGCACCCTTGATTTTCGCTTTTTGATGGGCGCACCTTTCAACGGTCTCAAGGCATTTTTCACTTGCTCTCAAATATCATTATTGGATAAATTGCAGAATGCAGTAGCACTTGCGACAAGCCCAATAGTAAGGGGTTTGTTAGATTACAACGGTGCGATGCAAAATATTCGTAACTTAGATAATGTTAGTTTTGCCGATTGGTTCCGCAGTCATGGAGGTAGTCAAGGTAGTATTGAGCGAATGTGGAATCCGATCGCCTACGCCTTGGGCTTTATTGATTGTGAAAATATTTCTGCCCGTTGTATGCTGACAATCTTTCAGTTATTTGCCGTTAGAACTGAGGCATCAAAACTGCGGATGTTGTCGGGTTCTCCCTATGAATACCTACACAAGCCAATCTTGGAGTACTTAGAAGCAAGGGGAACAAAGATTTACACTCGCCGGAGAGTGCGGGAAATCCAGTTTGCTGAGGAAGGGGAACAAACCCACGTTACTGGTATAGTAGTTGCCAACGGCGATACAGAAGAAATTATTACTGCTGATGCCTACGTAGCTGCTTGTGACGTGCCAGGCATTCAACGCCTCCTACCCCCAGAATGGCGAAAATGGTCAGAATTTGAAAACATCTATAAATTAGAAGCGGTACCTGTGGCTACGGTGCAGTTGCGATTTGATGGTTGGGTAACGGAGCTGCAGGATGCCGAAGCGCGTAAACAGCTAGAGCGGGCAGCCGGAATAGATAATTTGTTATATACTCCCGATGGAGACTTTTCTTGTTTTGCTGATTTAGCTTTAACTAGTCCTGCTGATTATTATCGCCAAGGGCAGGGGTCTTTGTTGCAATTAGTGCTGACACCGGGAGATCCATTTATTAAACAAAGTAATGAGGAAATAGCCCAGCACGTTCTGGCGCAAGTACATGAGTTGTTTCCCTCATCACGAGAACTGAATATGACTTGGTACAGTGTGGTGAAACTTGCTCAGTCTCTTTATAGGGAAGCACCAGGAATGGATATTTATCGTCCCAGTCAACAGACGCCCATAGCTAATTTCTTTCTAGCGGGGAGTTATACGCAGCAAGACTATATTGATAGCATGGAAGGAGCGACAATTTCGGGAAGGCGAGCAGCGAAAGCGATTTTAGAGACTGTGAAAAAGTAG
- a CDS encoding CopG family transcriptional regulator, with the protein MTNKKWAVKRITVNLATQEAEKLEKYCQQTGRPATDVIRELIRGLPTNEESKDANQ; encoded by the coding sequence ATGACTAATAAGAAGTGGGCTGTAAAACGTATTACTGTGAATTTAGCAACACAGGAGGCAGAAAAACTAGAAAAGTATTGTCAACAGACTGGCAGACCGGCAACTGATGTAATTAGAGAATTAATCAGAGGATTACCAACAAACGAAGAAAGCAAAGATGCTAATCAGTAA